A window from Frischella perrara encodes these proteins:
- the pflB gene encoding formate C-acetyltransferase — MSNLNEVQANAWKGFKDGDWQTNVNVRDFIQKNYMPYEGDESFLAGATEATTKLWDKVMEGIKYENSTHTPVDFDTSVISTITAHDAGYIEKDLEKIVGLQTEKPLKRAIIPFGGIKMVENSCKAYDRTLDPLVKKIFTEYRKTHNQGVFDIYTPDILRCRKSGVITGLPDAYGRGRIIGDYRRVALYGIDFLMQDKFAQFNSLQADFENGVDLAMTMQRREEIAEQHRALGQIKEMAAKYGFDISGPATTAQEAVQWTYFGYLAAVKSQNGAAMSLGRTSTFFDIYFQRDLEAGLITEKEAQEIVDHFVMKLRMVRFLRTPEYDELFSGDPIWATESIAGMGVDGRTLVTKTSFRFLNTLYTMGPSPEPNMTILWSEQLPNGFKEFASKVSIDTSSLQYENDDLMRPDFNSDDYAIACCVSPMIVGKQMQFFGARANLAKTLLYAINGGVDEKLKMQVGPKEAPITDEYLDFDTVFARLDHFMNWLAKQYVTALNAIHYMHDKYSYEASLMALHDRDVIRTMACGIAGLSVAADSLSAIKYAKVKTIRDEDGLAVDFEIEGEYPQFGNNDPRVDDIAVDLVERFMKKIQKLKTYRNAIPTQSILTITSNVVYGKKTGNTPDGRRAGAPFGPGANPMHGRDQKGAVASLTSVAKLPFAYAKDGISYTFSIVPNALGKDDNVRKRNLAGLMDGYFHHEASIEGGQHLNVNVLNRETLLDAMENPEKYPQLTIRVSGYAVRFNSLTKEQQKDVITRTFTTNM; from the coding sequence ATGAGTAACTTAAACGAAGTACAAGCAAATGCTTGGAAAGGATTTAAAGATGGAGATTGGCAAACTAATGTCAATGTTCGTGATTTCATTCAAAAAAACTATATGCCTTATGAGGGTGACGAGTCTTTCTTAGCTGGTGCAACTGAAGCTACCACTAAATTGTGGGATAAAGTAATGGAGGGGATTAAATATGAGAACTCAACTCATACCCCTGTTGATTTTGATACAAGTGTTATTTCAACAATTACTGCTCACGATGCAGGTTATATTGAAAAAGATTTAGAAAAAATCGTCGGTTTACAAACTGAAAAACCATTAAAACGAGCTATCATTCCGTTTGGTGGTATTAAAATGGTTGAGAATTCTTGTAAAGCATACGATAGAACACTTGATCCATTAGTCAAAAAAATCTTTACTGAATATCGTAAGACTCACAACCAAGGTGTTTTCGACATTTATACACCAGATATTCTTCGTTGCCGTAAATCAGGTGTAATTACTGGTCTTCCTGATGCTTATGGACGTGGTCGTATTATCGGTGACTACCGTCGTGTTGCGCTATACGGTATTGACTTCTTAATGCAAGATAAATTTGCTCAATTTAACTCATTACAAGCAGATTTTGAAAATGGTGTTGATTTAGCAATGACTATGCAACGTCGTGAAGAAATTGCAGAACAACATCGCGCTCTTGGTCAAATTAAAGAAATGGCAGCTAAATATGGCTTTGACATTTCTGGTCCAGCAACAACTGCACAAGAAGCGGTTCAGTGGACTTACTTTGGTTACCTTGCTGCTGTTAAATCTCAAAATGGTGCTGCAATGTCATTAGGTCGTACTTCGACTTTCTTTGATATTTACTTCCAACGTGATTTAGAAGCAGGATTAATTACTGAAAAAGAAGCACAAGAAATTGTTGACCATTTCGTTATGAAATTACGTATGGTTCGTTTCTTACGTACCCCAGAATATGATGAGTTATTCTCTGGTGACCCAATTTGGGCAACTGAATCTATCGCTGGTATGGGTGTTGACGGTCGTACATTAGTTACTAAGACTTCATTCCGTTTCTTAAACACTCTATATACCATGGGTCCATCACCAGAACCAAACATGACTATTCTTTGGTCTGAACAATTACCGAATGGATTTAAAGAATTCGCATCAAAAGTATCTATTGATACTTCATCTTTACAATATGAAAATGATGATTTAATGCGTCCTGACTTTAACAGCGATGATTATGCTATTGCATGTTGTGTAAGTCCAATGATCGTTGGTAAACAAATGCAATTCTTTGGTGCACGTGCTAACCTTGCTAAAACACTTCTATACGCAATCAATGGCGGTGTTGATGAAAAACTAAAAATGCAAGTTGGTCCAAAAGAAGCGCCAATTACTGACGAATATCTAGACTTTGATACTGTATTTGCTCGTTTAGATCATTTCATGAATTGGTTAGCAAAACAATACGTAACAGCATTAAATGCTATTCACTATATGCATGACAAATACAGTTATGAAGCGTCATTAATGGCTTTACATGATCGTGACGTTATTCGTACTATGGCTTGTGGTATTGCGGGTCTATCTGTTGCTGCAGACTCATTATCAGCAATTAAATATGCGAAAGTGAAAACTATTCGTGATGAAGATGGTTTAGCCGTTGACTTTGAAATTGAAGGTGAATACCCACAATTTGGTAATAATGATCCACGTGTAGATGATATTGCAGTTGACTTAGTTGAACGTTTCATGAAGAAAATCCAGAAACTTAAAACTTATCGTAATGCAATTCCTACTCAATCTATCTTAACTATTACCTCAAACGTAGTATATGGTAAGAAAACTGGTAATACTCCAGATGGACGTCGTGCTGGTGCGCCATTCGGACCAGGTGCTAACCCAATGCATGGTCGTGACCAAAAAGGTGCGGTAGCTTCATTAACATCTGTTGCTAAACTACCATTTGCTTATGCTAAAGATGGTATTTCTTATACCTTCTCTATTGTACCAAATGCATTAGGTAAAGATGATAATGTTCGTAAACGTAACTTGGCAGGCTTAATGGATGGTTACTTCCACCATGAAGCTTCTATTGAAGGCGGTCAACATTTAAATGTAAACGTACTAAATCGTGAAACGTTATTAGATGCTATGGAAAATCCAGAAAAATATCCACAGTTAACTATTCGTGTTTCTGGATATGCAGTACGCTTTAACTCTTTAACTAAAGAGCAACAAAAAGACGTTATTACACGTACTTTCACTACAAATATGTAA
- the focA gene encoding formate transporter FocA yields MSSDNKIVDSLSPAQMTALAEEIGNYKVSKHPLTTIFSAITAGVFISLAFVFYITVTTGAGDAPYGLVKFVGGMCFSLGLMLVVCCGADLFTSTVLTILPKMTHKISWCKMFRNWVLVYFGNFIGAMFFVTVIWFSGQYTAVGNAWGLNILQTADHKLHHTFIEAVCLGFLANLMVCLAVWLSYAGRSLLDKMLIMILPVAMFVASGFEHSIANMFMIPMGIVIHNFAPPEFWASLNLSSDAFSSLTIEHFIFNNLIPVTIGNILGGLAVALSYWGLYLRKSH; encoded by the coding sequence TTGAGTAGCGACAATAAAATTGTTGATTCCTTATCTCCCGCACAGATGACTGCGCTCGCAGAAGAAATAGGAAACTATAAAGTTAGTAAACACCCCTTAACCACTATCTTTTCAGCTATTACCGCTGGTGTGTTTATTTCTCTAGCTTTTGTATTTTATATTACCGTAACGACAGGCGCTGGTGATGCACCATATGGACTTGTTAAGTTTGTAGGTGGAATGTGCTTCTCATTAGGTTTAATGCTTGTTGTTTGTTGTGGTGCAGACTTATTTACTTCAACTGTATTAACCATTTTACCAAAAATGACCCATAAAATAAGCTGGTGCAAAATGTTCCGCAACTGGGTGTTAGTCTATTTTGGTAATTTCATTGGTGCCATGTTCTTTGTAACCGTTATTTGGTTTTCTGGTCAATATACAGCTGTTGGTAATGCTTGGGGACTAAATATATTACAAACCGCAGATCATAAATTACATCACACTTTTATCGAAGCAGTTTGTTTAGGCTTTTTAGCGAATTTAATGGTTTGCCTTGCTGTATGGCTAAGTTATGCTGGTCGTTCATTATTAGATAAAATGCTAATTATGATCTTACCTGTTGCTATGTTCGTTGCCAGTGGTTTTGAACATAGTATCGCCAATATGTTTATGATTCCTATGGGAATTGTGATTCATAATTTTGCGCCACCTGAATTTTGGGCATCGCTTAATTTATCTTCAGATGCTTTTAGTAGTCTAACTATTGAACATTTTATCTTTAACAACTTAATTCCTGTTACAATAGGTAATATTTTAGGCGGATTAGCCGTAGCGCTATCTTACTGGGGACTCTATCTACGTAAGTCCCATTGA
- the serS gene encoding serine--tRNA ligase — MLDPNLLRNELDLVAQKLARRGFKLDVATIRDLEEKRKVLQVETENLQAERNARSKSIGAAKARGEDITAVREEVNKLGDKLDSAKKELDSLLSQIKDIYSTIPNIPDDNVPDGKDENDNIEISRWGTPKQFDFPVQDHVALGEKFGGLDFAAAVKLTGARFVVMKGQIARLHRAIAQFMLDLHTQQHGYSEIYVPYLVNHATLYGTGQLPKFGKDLFHTKPLEEESESSNYGLIPTAEVPVTNLVRDEILDEDLLPLKMTAHTPCFRSEAGSYGKDTRGLIRMHQFDKVELVQIVKPEESMQALEELTSHAEKVLQLLELPYRKIVLCTGDMGFGSRKTYDLEVWVPAQNTYREISSCSNMWDFQARRMQARYRCKADNKTYLVHTLNGSGLAVGRTLVAIMENYQQADGRIKIPSVLIPYMNGLEYIG, encoded by the coding sequence ATGTTAGATCCTAATTTACTTCGTAATGAGTTAGATTTGGTTGCTCAAAAATTAGCACGTCGAGGGTTTAAGCTTGATGTTGCTACGATTCGCGATCTTGAAGAAAAACGTAAAGTTTTACAAGTTGAGACTGAAAATTTACAAGCTGAACGTAATGCTCGCTCTAAATCTATTGGTGCAGCTAAAGCTCGAGGTGAAGATATTACAGCCGTTCGTGAAGAAGTGAATAAATTAGGTGATAAGCTAGATTCTGCTAAAAAAGAGTTAGATAGTTTACTTAGTCAAATTAAAGATATTTATTCAACTATACCTAATATCCCAGATGATAATGTACCTGATGGTAAAGATGAGAACGATAATATTGAGATATCTCGTTGGGGAACGCCAAAGCAGTTTGATTTTCCTGTTCAAGATCATGTAGCTCTAGGTGAGAAATTTGGTGGACTTGATTTTGCTGCAGCTGTTAAATTAACGGGTGCTCGTTTTGTTGTGATGAAAGGACAAATAGCTCGATTACATCGTGCTATTGCACAATTTATGCTTGATCTTCATACTCAACAGCATGGTTATAGCGAAATTTATGTTCCTTATCTTGTTAATCATGCAACACTTTATGGTACTGGACAATTACCAAAATTTGGTAAAGATTTATTTCATACTAAACCTTTAGAAGAAGAATCTGAAAGCAGCAACTATGGTCTAATCCCAACAGCTGAAGTACCCGTAACTAACTTAGTACGTGATGAAATTCTGGATGAAGATCTGTTGCCATTAAAAATGACAGCACATACACCATGTTTTCGTTCTGAAGCAGGATCTTACGGTAAAGATACCCGTGGTTTAATTCGTATGCATCAATTTGATAAAGTTGAATTAGTGCAAATTGTAAAACCAGAAGAATCTATGCAAGCTTTAGAAGAATTGACTTCTCATGCTGAAAAAGTATTACAGTTATTAGAACTTCCATATCGTAAAATTGTATTATGTACCGGTGATATGGGCTTCGGTTCACGCAAAACCTATGATTTAGAAGTATGGGTACCTGCACAAAATACTTATCGAGAAATTTCCTCATGTTCTAATATGTGGGATTTCCAAGCGCGTCGTATGCAAGCACGATATCGTTGTAAGGCAGACAATAAAACCTATTTAGTTCATACGCTAAATGGTTCAGGATTGGCAGTAGGTCGTACCTTAGTTGCTATCATGGAAAATTATCAACAGGCAGATGGACGGATTAAAATACCAAGTGTTCTCATTCCTTATATGAATGGATTAGAATATATCGGGTAA